A genomic region of Ammospiza nelsoni isolate bAmmNel1 chromosome 3, bAmmNel1.pri, whole genome shotgun sequence contains the following coding sequences:
- the GPR63 gene encoding probable G-protein coupled receptor 63, whose amino-acid sequence MVFSAMLTLAHSGTSNATFIVYENAYTNFTTPQFLLRSGTTQPLKYGSGVVLTTERSTFLVNTTATLPSQEVFRSLSLPLQIILSAAMIFILLVSFLGNFVVCLMVYQKAAMRSAINILLASLAFADLLLAVLNMPFALITIITTQWIFGDIFCRVSAMFFWLFVVEGVAILLIISIDRFLIIVQRQDKLNPYRAKILIVISWAASFVVAFPLSVGNPNLQIPSRAPQCVFGYSTSPGYRAYVIVILLIAFFIPFLVMLYSFMGILNTVRHNAVRIHSHPDSICLSQASKLGLMSLQRPFQMNIDMSFKTRAFTTILILFLVFIVCWAPFTTYSLIATFNSHFYYKHNFFEISTWLLWLCYLKSALNPLIYYWRIKKFHDACLDLMPRFFKFLPQLPGHTRRRIRPSAIYVCGEHRSVV is encoded by the coding sequence ATGGTTTTCTCAGCAATGTTGACGCTGGCCCACTCTGGGACCTCAAATGCTACTTTCATTGTTTATGAAAATGCCTATACGAATTTTACCACTCCCCAGTTCTTGCTTCGTAGTGGCACAACGCAGCCATTGAAATATGGTTCAGGTGTTGTGCTCACCACTGAGAGAAGTACTTTCCTAGTAAACACCACAGCTACCCTGCCGTCACAAGAAGTTTTCAGGAGCTTGAGTTTGCCACTCCAGATCATTCTTTCTGCTGCTATGATATTTATCCTATTGGTTTCTTTCCTTGGAAACTTTGTTGTCTGCCTGATGGTCTACCAGAAGGCAGCTATGAGATCTGCAATTAATATCCTCTTAGCAAGCCTGGCTTTTGcagacctgctgctggcagtgctgaacATGCCATTTGCTCTGATAACAATCATTACCACTcagtggatttttggggatatATTTTGCAGAGTTTCTGCCATGTTCTTCTGGCTTTTTGTCGTAGAGGGGGTAGCCATTCTTCTTATTATTAGTATTGACCGATTTCTTATCATAGTTCAGAGGCAAGATAAACTGAACCCCTACCGTGCAAAGATTCTTATTGTGATTTCCTGGGCAGCATCCTTTGTTGTTGCTTTTCCGTTATCAGTAGGGAATCCTAATCTGCAGATACCCTCGAGAGCACCTCAGTGTGTTTTTGGCTACTCTACAAGCCCAGGTTACCGAGCCTATGTGATAGTTATCTTGCtaattgctttttttattccattcctGGTAATGCTGTATTCTTTTATGGGCATACTCAACACTGTCCGCCACAACGCAGTTCGTATCCATAGCCACCCTGATAGCATATGTCTCAGCCAGGCCAGCAAACTTGGTCTCATGAGCTTACAGAGACCTTTCCAGATGAATATTGATATGAGCTTTAAAACTCGTGCCTTCACAACCATCCTGATTTTGTTCCTTGTCTTCATAGTCTGTTGGGCACCATTCACCACTTACAGCCTTATTGCCACGTTCAACAGCCACTTCTACTACAAGCACAACTTTTTTGAGATAAGCACTTGGCTCCTTTGGCTCTGCTACCTCAAGTCTGCACTGAACCCACTGATTTACTACTGGAGGATTAAGAAGTTTCATGATGCATGCTTAGACTTGATGCCCAGGTTCTTCAAGTTCttgccacagctccctggccaCACGCGGCGGCGCATCCGGCCCAGCGCCATCTACGTGTGTGGGGAGCATCGCTCGGTGGTTTGA